In Primulina huaijiensis isolate GDHJ02 chromosome 16, ASM1229523v2, whole genome shotgun sequence, a single genomic region encodes these proteins:
- the LOC140962058 gene encoding uncharacterized protein, whose product MALPQLLHSPTSSSSYAISRIPCLNPVYHLDSSYSFPALPRRRRYGRRKPESLCCSASSFSEKHHTNPPKSDDVVELPLFPLPLVLFPGAILPLQIFEFRYRMMMHTLLQTDLRFGVIYTDAASGTADVGCVGEVIKHERLVDDRFFLICKGQERFRVTKLVRTKPYLVAEVTWLEDRPSGEVEDLDALASEVELYMKDVIRLSNRLNGKPEKEVQDLRRNLFPTPFSFFVGSTFEGAPREQQALLEFEDTAMRLKREKETLRNTLNYLSAASAVKDVFPST is encoded by the coding sequence ATGGCTCTGCCGCAGCTCTTGCATTCCCCTACTTCTTCCTCTTCCTATGCTATTTCTCGCATACCGTGCTTAAACCCAGTTTATCACCTGGACAGCAGTTATAGTTTTCCCGCTCTGCCCCGGCGCCGTCGTTACGGCCGGCGGAAACCCGAATCTCTGTGCTGCTCGGCCTCGTCGTTCTCGGAGAAACATCATACCAACCCTCCGAAATCTGATGATGTAGTTGAGTTGCCGCTCTTCCCTCTTCCCCTTGTTCTGTTTCCGGGCGCTATCCTTCCTCTCCAAATCTTCGAGTTTCGTTACCGCATGATGATGCACACGCTCCTCCAAACCGACCTCCGATTCGGCGTCATCTACACCGACGCTGCCTCGGGCACTGCCGACGTGGGCTGTGTCGGAGAAGTGATAAAACATGAGCGCTTAGTTGACGACCGGTTCTTCTTGATATGCAAGGGGCAGGAACGTTTCCGGGTCACCAAATTAGTCCGCACCAAGCCCTACTTAGTGGCAGAAGTGACATGGCTCGAAGACCGCCCCTCCGGTGAGGTGGAGGATTTAGATGCATTGGCTAGTGAAGTAGAGCTGTATATGAAAGATGTGATTAGGTTGTCGAATAGGCTGAATGGGAAGCCGGAAAAGGAGGTTCAAGATTTGAGGAGGAATCTTTTTCCGACTCCATTCTCGTTCTTTGTCGGAAGTACTTTCGAAGGCGCACCCAGGGAGCAGCAGGCGCTGCTGGAATTTGAGGATACTGCGATGAGGTTGAAAAGGGAGAAGGAGACGCTGAGGAACACATTGAATTACTTgtctgctgcatctgctgttaAGGATGTTTTTCCATCCACATAA